One genomic region from Candidatus Baltobacteraceae bacterium encodes:
- a CDS encoding CGNR zinc finger domain-containing protein has product MADRTSAPDRLEVLREFVNTVELETGEDLLERPEDAGAWFSRHGIPRPEATELARVRAFRERLRGVLLANNGDGSADTAWSALAPEAAHAPMRLTIDGGAKPRLAPAGAGADGTVGAFLAIVYDAVADGTWARLKACAKDSCRWAFYDRSKNGSGTWCSMAVCGNRAKAQRRRLRDRQIS; this is encoded by the coding sequence ATGGCAGATCGCACGTCCGCGCCCGACCGGCTCGAAGTCCTCCGGGAATTCGTCAATACCGTCGAGCTGGAGACCGGCGAGGATCTGCTCGAACGGCCCGAGGACGCCGGCGCCTGGTTTAGCCGGCACGGCATCCCCCGGCCGGAAGCCACGGAGCTCGCCCGCGTCCGGGCCTTTCGGGAACGATTACGGGGCGTATTGCTCGCCAACAACGGCGACGGCAGCGCCGATACCGCCTGGAGCGCCCTCGCTCCGGAGGCCGCCCACGCGCCGATGCGCCTAACCATCGATGGCGGGGCGAAACCGCGGCTGGCTCCGGCCGGCGCCGGGGCCGACGGCACGGTGGGCGCTTTCCTCGCGATCGTCTACGACGCCGTCGCCGACGGAACGTGGGCTCGCCTGAAGGCGTGCGCCAAAGACTCGTGCCGGTGGGCATTCTACGACCGATCGAAAAACGGGTCGGGCACCTGGTGCAGCATGGCGGTCTGCGGCAATCGCGCGAAAGCGCAGCGCCGCCGTTTACGGGACCGACAAATCTCGTAG